A DNA window from Trypanosoma brucei brucei TREU927 chromosome 10, whole genome shotgun sequence contains the following coding sequences:
- a CDS encoding fructose-bisphosphate aldolase glycosomal: MSKRVEVLLTQLPAYNRLKTPYEAELIETAKKMTAPGKGLLAADESTGSCSKRFAGIGLSNTAEHRRQYRALMLECEGFEQYISGVILHDETVYQKAKTGETFPQYLRRRGVVPGIKTDCGLEPLVEGAKGEQMTAGLDGYIKRAKKYYAMGCRFCKWRNVYKIQNGTVSEAVVRFNAETLARYAILSQLCGLVPIVEPEVMIDGTHDIETCQRVSQHVWSEVVSALHRHGVVWEGCLLKPNMVVPGAESGLKATAEQVAEYTVKTLARVIPPALPGVTFLSGGLSEVMASEYLNAMNNCPLPRPWKLTFSYARALQSSAIKAWGGKESGVEAGRRAFMHRAKMNSLAQLGKYNRADDDKDSQSLYVAGNTY, translated from the coding sequence ATGTCCAAGCGTGTTGAAGTTCTGCTTACCCAACTCCCTGCGTACAACCGCCTGAAGACGCCATATGAAGCGGAACTGATTGAAACCGCCAAAAAGATGACCGCCCCCGGTAAGGGTCTCCTCGCCGCCGATGAGTCCACTGGTTCATGTTCGAAGCGCTTTGCGGGCATCGGTCTCAGCAACACTGCAGAGCACCGCCGTCAGTACCGCGCTCTCATGCTGGAATGCGAAGGTTTCGAGCAGTACATCAGCGGTGTCATCCTGCACGATGAGACCGTGTATCAGAAAGCTAAGACCGGCGAAACATTCCCTCAGTACCTCCGTCGTCGTGGTGTGGTGCCTGGCATCAAAACCGATTGCGGTCTCGAGCCCCTCGTGGAGGGCGCCAAGGGCGAGCAGATGACTGCTGGTCTCGACGGTTACATCAAACGGGCCAAGAAATACTACGCTATGGGCTGCCGCTTCTGCAAGTGGCGCAACGTGTACAAGATCCAGAACGGCACCGTGTCTGAAGCTGTTGTTCGTTTCAACGCTGAAACACTCGCTCGCTACGCTATCCTCTCCCAACTCTGCGGTCTTGTCCCTATTGTGGAGCCTGAGGTGATGATCGATGGCACTCACGACATTGAGACTTGCCAACGCGTTTCGCAGCATGTGTGGTCGGAGGTGGTTTCTGCACTCCACCGCCACGGCGTTGTATGGGAGGGATGCCTGCTGAAGCCCAACATGGTCGTCCCTGGCGCTGAATCCGGCCTCAAGGCCACTGCGGAGCAGGTTGCCGAGTACACCGTCAAAACCCTCGCCCGTGTTATTCCCCCTGCGCTCCCCGGCGTGACGTTCCTATCAGGTGGCCTCAGTGAGGTTATGGCCTCCGAGTACCTCAACGCTATGAACAACTGCCCGTTACCACGCCCATGGAAACTGACCTTTTCATACGCCCGTGCACTTCAGTCCAGCGCCATAAAGGCGTGGGGTGGAAAGGAATCTGGTGTCGAAGCTGGCCGCCGTGCGTTCATGCACCGCGCAAAGATGAACTCACTTGCCCAACTCGGCAAGTACAACCGTGCTGATGACGACAAGGACTCGCAGTCTCTGTACGTTGCTGGCAACACATACTAA
- a CDS encoding heat shock protein, putative (contains DNAJ domain; similar to GB:AAC63051.1: heat shock protein {Trypanosoma cruzi;}) gives MRGLIKSFSGRSAPTISTVTLRASICHPAGPLAVPSRLQSTSPMEQLIINGAAWESSNYYHRLGFQEAVRDSSRIKEHYHILAKHFHPDNPNAPPNATAAFQNIKEAYDHLMEEVKDEVPKSHPHTGHSYRFTDHERRQQQMRFLGEGIGLFMAMTLVFIFIVSRHNSNRVEGRYLGHFAIIFLTIQVFPRLLAAAILYACHSNYLVSIAERTEQAAVSLIVEQRESHLAIRAEGIDKRVRDRVVMQVTYPHNDEPRRHTEEGSKDNENNNKKETDTRKGNLGTSPRVLTTVTFDSGVTQVIVPATRAGREPAECRVKVVDEARGFVIVDRTFEI, from the coding sequence ATGCGAGGTCTAATAAAATCATTTAGCGGACGTTCAGCACCCACAATCTCAACCGTCACTTTGCGGGCAAGCATATGCCACCCTGCGGGACCCCTTGCCGTTCCTAGCCGATTGCAGTCAACGTCTCCGATGGAGCAACTGATCATTAACGGCGCCGCATGGGAAAGCAGCAATTATTATCACAGACTTGGGTTTCAGGAGGCGGTACgggacagcagcagaatTAAGGAGCATTATCACATTCTAGCGAAGCACTTTCATCCCGACAACCCCAATGCACCACCCAACGCAACAGCGGCGTTTCAGAATATAAAGGAGGCATATGATCATCTCATGGAAGAAGTCAAAGATGAGGTTCCAAAAAGTCATCCGCACACAGGACATTCATATCGTTTTACCGACCACGAAcggcggcaacaacaaatgcGTTTCCTAGGTGAAGGCATTGGCCTTTTTATGGCCATGAcacttgttttcatttttattgtttcgcGTCACAACAGTAACCGTGTCGAAGGACGCTACCTTGGCCATTTCGCCATAATCTTTTTGACTATACAAGTATTCCCACGGCTTCTGGCGGCTGCGATTCTTTATGCCTGTCACTCGAACTATTTGGTAAGTATTGCTGAGCGCACGGAGCAGGCTGCGGTAAGTCTCATTGTGGAACAGCGGGAAAGCCATCTCGCCATACGTGCGGAAGGCATCGACAAAAGGGTGCGGGACCGTGTGGTTATGCAGGTGACGTATCCTCACAATGACGAACCTCGAAGGCACACCGAGGAGGGCAGTAaagataatgaaaataacaataagaaggaaacagATACGAGGAAGGGTAATTTGGGAACCTCACCGCGAGTGCTCACTACAGTAACATTTGACTCAGGTGTAACGCAAGTTATTGTCCCTGCAACGCGTGCCGGCCGTGAACCTGCGGAGTGCCGCGTGAAGGTTGTGGATGAGGCGAGAGGTTTTGTTATTGTCGACCGTACATTTGAGATCTGA
- a CDS encoding procyclin-associated gene 2 polypeptide (similar to GB:AAG59622.1: procyclin-associated gene 2 polypeptide {Trypanosoma brucei;}) produces the protein MLKFVLVLILIIVGGDYCYRGNAGVALKLQAVKSVCRASKKLKSVFTFVKDKLEKADRNFYEVKLLQKLLRLKLLTEWTKGEKCGTMRVFLTNIRAKERNMRRELSALWKMGRRVVGEAGIAAGRLDEMVNVFAQSYGNESETKTCIGGTNGSPMEVLKRCYANNSKTGEWEFLTITEGGELFDNEFETNLETTLHVMLSLGNRADPWYDYGKDMGCQLTKGAPGGGYMKSHNLTENIIWGDGILGVSKNGNGTTGSKGNTRDGKYAHDVVWEAEPTKNNPTLRRVIKDFSAFEELFAKVESSHKLLIDAFLQEKLFAEEFEALAVRTKKKRVIIGGSTSTKNKQNNALGGSGAGDDNEVSMEEWLSQVDGGIVEERLLAEEMKECT, from the coding sequence ATGCTCAAGTTTGTTCTTGTGTTAATACTGAttattgttggtggtgaCTATTGTTATCGTGGTAACGCTGGGGTGGCTTTGAAGTTGCAAGCCGTGAAGTCCGTGTGCAGAGCATCGAAAAAGCTTAAATCGGTTTTTACATTTGTGAAGGACAAACTGGAAAAAGCGGATAGAAACTTTTACGAGGTGAAACTGCTGCAAAAGCTACTCCGCTTGAAGCTTCTAACGGAATGGActaaaggagaaaagtgCGGGACAATGAGGGTTTTTCTTACCAACATAAGGGCGAAGGAGAGAAATATGCGACGGGAACTGTCAGCCTTATGGAAAATGGGGAGGAGAGTTGTGGGTGAGGCAGGGATTGCAGCTGGGAGACTGGACGAAATGGTGAATGTGTTCGCACAGTCGTACGGCAACGAAAGTGAAACGAAAACGTGTATTGGGGGTACAAATGGCAGTCCTATGGAGGTTTTGAAAAGGTGCTACGCTAACAATTCCAAAACAGGGGAATGGGAGTTCCTCACAATTACAGAGGGGGGAGAACTGTTTGACAACGAGTTTGAGACAAACTTGGAGACCACGCTTCACGTTATGTTGTCGCTTGGGAATAGAGCCGATCCGTGGTATGACTATGGAAAGGATATGGGGTGTCAACTCACTAAAGGAGCCCCTGGGGGTGGGTACATGAAGAGCCATAACCTCACAGAGAACATCATTTGGGGTGATGGCATACTCGGGGTGAgcaaaaatggaaatggaacTACCGGCTCCAAAGGAAACACGAGAGATGGGAAATATGCTCACGATGTCGTGTGGGAAGCAGAACCCACGAAAAATAATCCCACTCTCCGCAGGGTGATCAAAGATTTTAGTGCATTCGAAGAATTATTTGCGAAGGTGGAGTCTTCCCACAAGCTGTTAATAGATGCATTTCTCCAGGAGAAATTGTTTGCTGAGGAATTCGAGGCTCTTGCGGTTAGAactaagaagaaaagagtgaTCATTGGCGGTTCCACCTCCACCAAAAATAAGCAGAACAATGCCTTGGGGGGTAGTGGTGCCGGCGATGATAACGAAGTGAGTATGGAAGAGTGGTTGTCGCAAGTGGATGGGGGAATTGTAGAAGAGAGGTTGTTGGCggaggaaatgaaggagTGTACGTAA
- a CDS encoding N-acetyltransferase subunit Nat1, putative — translation MATTLPLQQQRLFDKLARDFDAREYAKGLRTADSILSVVPNHADTLALKGLTLHHMGRKEEGREIIESALGFNDTSTVVWHSLGMCHRADDNHVEALHAFQKAHEYGPSNVNVLRDISSICVQLREWEQFVDVRRKMVTLRPGVRANWIALSCGHRMLGNKELAAAVIDVMTTIMEAGDNRAEKSEVRLYQVELELACNAPARALDLLKKHSQEIIDEYEKASLRAKTHALLGQKVEAEKWYMELITRGMAEADCVAAIAQLRKIPLDAARRPKRDVDKYLELLKQVQEVNPKSNYAKRQVLECVPIEQFRDQLREYAGMFIVKTIPSLFSVLKSLYQCPDRTQHIGEVFHQWEEELMAGDFSSFGGKKDPTFILWVWMYLASHYCRIREFGRALEYIGRAIDHTPTFDLLYLMKAKIQAKNNQLDEAAKTADMARRLDLQDKYLNGKAAKYFFRANKIREGEALMQMFYKTTEVPDDTYLTALESQCAWYEREVGDAYYRMGDYISALSNYLMCESHHQRNHNELSEFHNYVFRRCTMRAWFNVIACDDNLEENKFFQKLCPRIVRTYMKIHEEGEEAVRAKYAPRPEVGKYSDVEEGKRIANLRRTFYLHNVDISDPLKKAGRYLQASLLHNALSSEVHLLAVEFYTMCRMPFLVARELLILAKLKCPSTNELVTQFENNLFREMASSMDPRVESIIKETLTTALEKLN, via the coding sequence ATGGCTACAACCTTGCCTTTACAGCAACAGCGACTCTTTGACAAACTCGCGCGCGATTTCGATGCACGGGAATATGCAAAGGGCCTGCGCACAGCCGACAGCATTCTGTCCGTCGTCCCCAACCACGCGGACACCCTCGCACTGAAGGGGTTGACGTTGCACCACATGGGTCGTAAGGAAGAGGGACGTGAAATCATCGAAAGCGCCCTCGGTTTCAACGATACTTCCACAGTTGTGTGGCATTCGCTCGGGATGTGCCACCGCGCAGATGATAATCACGTGGAGGCGCTGCATGCGTTCCAGAAGGCACACGAATACGGCCCATCGAACGTAAACGTTCTACGAGATATTTCATCAATCTGTGTACAATTGAGGGAGTGGGAGCAATTCGTGGACGTTCGCAGAAAGATGGTGACCTTAAGACCAGGCGTCCGCGCCAACTGGATTGCACTATCCTGTGGCCATCGCATGCTTGGAAACAAGGAATTGGCGGCTGCTGTGATAGACGTTATGACTACTATAATGGAAGCAGGAGATAACAGGGCGGAGAAGAGCGAAGTGCGCCTCTATCAGGTGGAACTAGAGTTGGCTTGTAATGCGCCTGCCCGAGCATTGGATCTACTGAAGAAACACAGCCAGGAGATCATCGATGAATACGAAAAGGCGTCTCTTCGCGCCAAAACTCACGCACTTCTCGGGCAAAAGGTGGAAGCTGAGAAATGGTACATGGAGCTCATCACCAGAGGAATGGCGGAGGCGGATTGCGTTGCCGCGATTGCCCAATTGCGCAAGATTCCTCTTGACGCAGCCCGACGTCCAAAGCGTGATGTGGATAAATACCTAGAACTTCTTAAACAAGTTCAGGAAGTAAACCCCAAGAGTAACTACGCCAAACGGCAGGTCCTGGAATGTGTGCCTATCGAGCAGTTCAGGGACCAACTTCGTGAATACGCGGGGATGTTCATAGTGAAAACCATTCCCTCGCTTTTCAGTGTTCTCAAATCACTTTATCAGTGTCCTGATCGCACACAGCATATTGGTGAGGTGTTCCATCAATGGGAAGAGGAACTCATGGCGGGAGATTTCTCAAGCTTCGGTGGAAAGAAAGATCctacttttattttgtggGTTTGGATGTATTTGGCTTCCCACTATTGCCGTATACGTGAGTTTGGACGGGCTTTGGAGTATATTGGCCGCGCCATCGACCACACACCAACGTTTGACCTTTTGTACCTCATGAAGGCGAAAATACAAGCGAAGAACAACCAGTTGGACGAAGCTGCGAAAACGGCCGATATGGCACGCCGGTTGGACCTACAAGACAAGTACCTCAACGGAAAGGCTGCCAAGTACTTCTTCCGCGCCAATAAGATTAGGGAGGGGGAAGCACTAATGCAAATGTTCTACAAGACCACTGAGGTACCTGACGATACATACCTTACTGCGCTGGAATCCCAGTGCGCATGGTATGAAAGAGAGGTAGGGGATGCGTATTATCGAATGGGTGACTACATCTCTGCACTATCAAATTACCTGATGTGCGAGAGCCACCACCAACGTAATCACAATGAATTGTCCGAGTTTCACAACTATGTATTTCGTAGGTGCACGATGAGGGCCTGGTTTAACGTGATCGCCTGTGACGACAACCtcgaagaaaacaaattctTTCAGAAACTGTGCCCCCGTATCGTTAGGACATATATGAAGATTCATGAGGAAGGTGAGGAGGCTGTGCGAGCCAAATATGCTCCTAGACCAGAAGTGGGTAAGTATAGCGAtgtggaggaaggaaagcgTATCGCAAACCTGAGACGTACATTCTACTTGCACAACGTAGACATCTCCGATCCTCTCAAGAAAGCAGGGCGATATCTTCAGGCGTCCCTTCTGCACAATGCGCTGTCATCGGAGGTGCACCTCCTAGCAGTTGAGTTCTACACAATGTGCCGAATGCCCTTTCTCGTGGCACGTGAGTTGTTGATTTTGGCTAAGTTGAAATGTCCGTCGACGAATGAGCTTGTTACTCAGTTCGAAAACAACCTGTTTCGTGAAATGGCATCCAGCATGGATCCACGGGTGGAGTCCATAATCAAGGAAACGCTTACTACCGCTTTGGAAAAACTGAATTAA
- a CDS encoding protein phosphatase 2C, putative (similar to Protein phosphatase 2C (EC 3.1.3.16) (PP2C) (Swiss-Prot:P49444) (Paramecium tetraurelia); similar to Protein phosphatase 2C (EC 3.1.3.16) (PP2C). (Swiss-Prot:P36982) (Leishmania donovani chagasi)), which translates to MSGQGNLLRMFPLQHKKMSQFSLRFLSVGVCEMMNCAEREYMSSFTVHNKFNRSAYAGINPLSSSSTIQSPLMADVVAAGLFDSYTGHSCSRFISKYLARALSMHSTLPEEIAWLRGELKDDPLVTVMTSSLSRSRAMHGTQIDKQGGNGDMHTIRPLFSEWDMQQYAMLADIAFLRACEDSKFESSLPATELANEGSRAVWFTATAAPFSLHEQRRCERSREEASHCGMAPPPLRSLDMPQVASESQRRASADGKVGKKSPKFAADEKEDFEREFCVDVLVSNVGDSRAFGIARNPLTWGQRSLLDSTRERVVPLSVDHKPLRTPEFQRIVSAGGEVRSEVGDMIDANPFYNVSRSFGHWSMKRNPKRAPSEQKITAVPTCSSWEMLPGDVLVLCNHAVFETRSQEDTSIDEAAKVVAREIKHGASPGEAAGALCDYALRFGAGHSLQVLVALATDGGEHCQQDKSGEPYRYDSVIPGPIYVQPCRHSLSYSAALLADCRRCGITLPDLLEKRWLHVRDELCSRYKLPLMYCYGKECSALQQQMEEEALLFSGVSFPPGKRELSELTEKELRCVREEFEKVARSIMPSKNRLPERKV; encoded by the coding sequence ATGTCCGGTCAGGGAAATTTGCTGCGTATGTTCCCCCTTCAACACAAGAAGATGTCCCAATTTTCGCTCAGATTTTTATCCGTCGGTGTTTGTGAAATGATGAATTGCGCGGAAAGGGAATACATGAGCTCATTCACTGTGCATAACAAGTTTAACCGCAGTGCTTACGCTGGTATCaaccctctttcttcctcttcaaccATTCAGTCACCTCTGATGGCGGATGTCGTGGCGGCTGGACTATTTGATAGTTACACAGGACATTCCTGCTCTCGGTTCATCTCGAAGTACCTTGCGAGGGCATTAAGTATGCACTCCACGCTACCTGAAGAAATTGCATGGTTGCGGGGAGAGTTGAAGGATGACCCACTCGTTACAGTTATGACATCTTCATTATCGCGCTCAAGGGCAATGCATGGGACACAAATAGATAAACAAGGAGGAAACGGGGATATGCATACCATTCGCCCGCTGTTCTCAGAGtgggacatgcagcaataCGCGATGCTTGCTGATATAGCTTTCTTAAGGGCTTGCGAGGACTCCAAGTTTGAGAGTTCCCTACCTGCTACAGAGTTGGCTAACGAAGGGTCCCGTGCTGTGTGGTTCACAGCAACAGCCGCCCCTTTTTCATTGCACGAGCAGCGCCGCTGCGAGCGGAGTCGTGAGGAAGCGAGCCATTGTGGTATGGCCCCGCCCCCTCTTCGCTCTCTCGATATGCCACAAGTTGCTTCAGAATCGCAAAGGCGCGCTTCTGCGGATGGGAAAGTTGGTAAGAAGTCACCAAAGTTCGCGGcggatgaaaaggaagacTTTGAGCGAGAGTTCTGTGTTGACGTGTTGGTGAGCAATGTGGGTGATTCGCGTGCTTTCGGTATCGCCCGTAATCCCCTCACGTGGGGGCAGCGGAGCTTGCTGGACTCAACGCGGGAACGAGTAGTACCTTTGAGCGTCGATCACAAACCTCTACGTACGCCTGAGTTTCAACGCATCGTTTCCGCCGGCGGAGAAGTACGCTCTGAAGTGGGTGACATGATTGATGCGAACCCCTTTTATAACGTGTCGCGTAGCTTCGGTCACTGGTCGATGAAACGTAACCCCAAGCGGGCGCCTAGTGAGCAGAAAATTACCGCTGTACCCACATGTAGTTCTTGGGAAATGTTACCAGGTGATGTACTTGTCTTGTGTAACCATGCAGTGTTCGAGACGCGGAGCCAGGAGGACACATCTATCGATGAAGCAGCAAAAGTTGTTGCACGTGAAATCAAACATGGAGCCTCACCGGGGGAAGCTGCGGGAGCGCTATGTGACTACGCACTGCGTTTCGGTGCTGGACACTCACTGCAGGTGTTAGTTGCTTTGGCAACGGATGGGGGTGAGCACTGTCAGCAGGATAAGTCGGGGGAGCCGTATCGCTACGATTCAGTGATTCCTGGACCCATTTATGTACAACCATGCCGCCATTCCCTGTCGTATTCCGCGGCGCTATTAGCTGACTGCAGGCGTTGTGGTATTACGTTGCCTGATTTACTGGAGAAAAGATGGCTTCACGTTCGAGATGAGCTTTGTAGCAGATACAAATTACCACTAATGTACTGTTATGGGAAAGAGTGCAGTGCTCTTCAGCAGCAAATGGAGGAAGAGGCTCTTCTTTTCAGCGGTGTGTCTTTCCCGCCAGGAAAGAGAGAATTGAGCGAACTGACAGAAAAAGAATTGAGATGCGTTCGGGAGGAGTTTGAAAAGGTGGCGAGATCTATTATGCCATCCAAAAATCGTTTGCCGGAAAGGAAGGTTTGA
- a CDS encoding 40S ribosomal protein S9, putative produces MRNYNNFNRVWKAPRRPFEKERLDREMKLCGQYGLRCKREIWRVNMTLSKMRRTARLLLTLPENHPRRLLEGSAIMRRCHGYGFLDEDKDKLDYVLSLTVPDILERRLQTVVFKHGLAKSVHHSRVLIQQRHIAVAKQIVTIPSFIVRVSSEHHIAFADASPFGNGRPGRVKRVKRNAAKKGSGGGDDDE; encoded by the coding sequence ATGCGCAACTACAACAACTTCAACCGTGTTTGGAAGGCCCCACGACGCCCCTTCGAGAAGGAGCGTCTCGACCGCGAGATGAAGCTCTGCGGGCAGTACGGTCTCCGCTGCAAGCGCGAGATTTGGCGCGTCAACATGACTCTCTCAAAGATGCGTCGCACCGCGCGTCTTTTGCTGACGCTTCCGGAGAACCACCCGCGCCGCCTTCTTGAGGGCTCTGCAATTATGCGCCGCTGCCACGGATATGGTTTCCTCGACGAAGATAAGGACAAACTCGATTATGTGCTTTCGCTCACCGTTCCCGACATTCTCGAGCGCCGCCTTCAAACGGTCGTCTTCAAGCATGGCCTCGCAAAGTCCGTTCACCACTCCCGTGTTCTTATCCAACAGCGGCACATTGCCGTTGCTAAGCAGATTGTTACgattccttccttcattgTCCGCGTGAGTTCTGAGCACCATATCGCCTTTGCGGATGCGTCGCCATTCGGCAACGGCCGACCGGGTCGCGTGAAGCGTGTGAAGAGGAACGCTGCGAAGAAGGGTAGCGGTGgcggtgatgatgacgagTAA
- a CDS encoding procyclin-associated gene 1 polypeptide (GPI-Anchor Signal predicted for Tb10.70.1310 by DGPI v2.04, no cleavage site predicted; similar to SP:Q01889: PAG1 protein precursor. {Trypanosoma brucei brucei;}): MKVNCFLPLLLSVSYCTLADDSALTLKAGESICKLSKRLKSVFKYVDRRTDIALEKISDLEDMLEVVKFKIVKGRSNNTNRECKDVSDFIMSKATWLIRKGRKEVDRLKYVGLAAIGNAGLAAGRLDEMVNVWRRVYSAGTGNFCIGDEGNETKRTALPDCYLTDSERDDFTGIDEGDRLEDINNVTADAFNELLELHTEDDLWSSPLTSGMDGKDCRLTNARSGGGYLVGESPSGNLFWGDGVLGVKRGSRGYDGRTSNVRSKLLINDVVWEADTVEHTPIIRNVHEDLQNFFIDAEKIDELVGETGDKWNWEFSHEIGSHSGHPSEFDDEETDDVADNTSAVEEAVGKAFVGLGNREAFQEEMVLEEMALCGECNIYTYYQLFFLVFVPVFV, encoded by the coding sequence ATGAAGGTGAATTGTTTTCTACCTTTGTTGCTGTCAGTCAGTTATTGCACTTTAGCCGACGATAGCGCGCTCACACTGAAGGCGGGGGAAAGTATCTGCAAACTGTCGAAAAGGTTGAAGTCAGTGTTCAAGTATGTAGACCGAAGAACGGATATTGCCTTGGAAAAGATCTCCGATCTTGAGGATATGTTGGAAGTGGTGAAGTTTAAGATTGTGAAGGGAAGGTCGAATAATACGAATAGAGAGTGCAAGGATGTCTCCGATTTTATTATGAGTAAAGCAACTTGGTTgataagaaaagggaggaaggaggTTGATAGATTGAAATACGTGGGGCTTGCGGCAATTGGAAATGCGGGACTGGCGGCAGGGAGGTTAGATGAGATGGTCAATGTGTGGAGGAGGGTGTACAGTGCCGGTACTGGAAACTTTTGCATTGGGGATGAAGGGAATGAAACAAAGAGGACTGCACTTCCAGATTGCTATCTGACAGATTCGGAGAGGGATGACTTTACTGGGATTGATGAAGGGGACAGGTTAGAAGATATAAACAATGTTACCGCTGATGCCTTTAATGAATTATTGGAGTTGCATACAGAGGATGATTTGTGGAGTAGCCCATTGACGAGTGGCATGGACGGTAAGGACTGCCGTCTAACAAATGCCAGGTCTGGCGGAGGTTACCTCGTCGGAGAGAGCCCATCTGGTAATTTGTTTTGGGGAGACGGGGTGCTTGGGGTGAAGAGGGGTAGCCGAGGGTATGACGGAAGGACGTCGAATGTAAGGAGCAAATTACTCATAAATGATGTAGTGTGGGAAGCAGACACTGTAGAGCATACCCCTATTATAAGGAATGTACACGAAGACTtgcaaaatttttttatcgACGCAGAAAAAATTGATGAATTGGTGGGGGAGACTGGGGATAAGTGGAATTGGGAGTTCTCTCATGAAATTGGAAGTCACAGTGGTCATCCCTCAGAgtttgatgatgaggagaCTGACGATGTAGCGGACAACACATCGGCAGTGGAAGAGGCAGTAGGGAAGGCATTTGTGGGGTTGGGAAATAGGGAAGCGTTTCAGGAAGAGATGGTGTTGGAAGAGATGGCGTTGTGTGGAGAATGTAATATTTACACTTATTACCAGTTGTTTTTCTTAGTTTTCGttcctgtttttgtttga